One Salvia splendens isolate huo1 chromosome 22, SspV2, whole genome shotgun sequence DNA segment encodes these proteins:
- the LOC121785930 gene encoding 3-oxoacyl-[acyl-carrier-protein] synthase I, chloroplastic-like, with translation MQSLNSTALRPSPLDPLRSASLPGLTAAARPLRSSRKLHFRISASAAAPERETDPKKRVVITGMGLVSVFGNEVDVYYDKLLSGESGITLIDRFDASKFPTRFGGQIRGFNSEGYIDGKNDRRLDDCLRYCIVAGKKALEGADLGGEKINKIDKIRGGVLVGTGMGGLQVFSDGVQALIEKGHRKITPFFIPYAITNMASALLAIDLGLMGPNYSISTACATSNYCFYAAANHIRRGEADLMIAGGTEAAIIPIGLGGFVACRALSQRNDDPQTASRPWDQDRDGFVMGEGAGVLVMESLEHAMKRGAPIIAEYLGGAVNCDAYHMTDPRADGLGVSSCIQSALEDAGISPEEVNYINAHATSTIVGDLAELNAIKKIFKNTSGIKINATKSMIGHCLGAAGGLEAIATVKAITTGWLHPTINQFNREPSVDFDTVANEKQQHDINVAISNSFGFGGHNSVVAFSAFKP, from the exons ATGCAATCCCTCAACTCCACCGCGCTCCGCCCCTCCCCTCTCGACCCGCTCCGCTCCGCCTCCCTGCCTGGATTGACCGCCGCCGCTAGACCGCTCCGCAGCAGCAGGAAGCTCCATTTCAGAATCTCGGCCTCCGCAGCGGCGCCGGAGCGGGAGACGGACCCGAAGAAGCGTGTGGTGATCACGGGGATGGGGCTCGTGTCGGTGTTCGGGAACGAGGTCGACGTCTACTACGACAAGCTGCTCAGCGGTGAGAGCGGAATCACGCTGATTGACAGATTCGACGCGTCTAAGTTTCCGACGCGCTTCGGCGGCCAGATTCGGGGGTTCAACTCGGAGGGGTACATCGACGGCAAAAATGATCGGAGATTGGACGATTGCTTGAGGTACTGCATTGTCGCCGGGAAGAAGGCGCTCGAGGGCGCAGATCTCGGCGGGGAGAAGATCAATAAG ATTGATAAGATCCGAGGTGGTGTTCTGGTCGGGACGGGAATGGGGGGTCTTCAAGTATTCTCCGATGGTGTCCAGGCTCTAATTGAGAAAGGCCACAGGAAAATAACTCCGTTTTTCATACCTTACGCTATCACAAACATGGCCTCTGCTTTGCTTGCGATTGATCTAGGTTTGATGGGACCCAACTATTCGATTTCCACTGCTTGTGCCACCTCAAACTATTGCTTCTATGCGGCTGCCAACCACATCCGCAGGGGAGAAGCTGATCTGATGATTGCTGGCGGAACTGAAGCTGCAATTATTCCTATTGGATTGGGTGGTTTCGTTGCTTGCAGAGCGTTGTCACAGAGAAACGACGACCCACAAACTGCTTCGAGGCCCTGGGACCAAGATCGTGATGGTTTTGTTATGGGCGAAGGGGCTGGAGTTTTG GTGATGGAAAGTTTGGAGCACGCCATGAAAAGAGGGGCGCCAATCATTGCTGAATATTTGGGAGGTGCGGTAAATTGTGATGCATATCATATGACAGATCCCAGAGCTGATGGCCTTGGAGTCTCGTCGTGCATTCAGAGTGCCCTTGAAGATGCAGGCATTTCACCCGAAGAG GTCAACTACATAAACGCACACGCTACTTCCACAATTGTGGGTGATTTAGCCGAGCTTAACGCTATCAAGAAGATATTCAAGAACACTTCTGGGATCAAAATCAATGCAACTAAG TCGATGATAGGGCACTGCCTTGGTGCTGCTGGTGGTTTGGAAGCTATTGCAACGGTGAAAGCAATTACAACAGGATGGCTTCATCCGACCATAAATCAATTT AACCGAGAGCCGTCTGTAGATTTTGACACAGTTGCAAATGAAAAACAGCAGCACGACATCAATGTTG CAATCTCGAATTCCTTTGGATTTGGAGGTCACAACTCTGTTGTTGCATTTTCTGCATTTAAACCATGA
- the LOC121786103 gene encoding uncharacterized protein ycf23-like has protein sequence MSSSIFTPSAQTVLKKNQTPLLLHHINASPLQNRVSCKGRRVKALLSTTKQKILKEFHQRRALKIITGLQNFDKDNVAAVVTAADKGGATHVDIACDLELVRLATHLTSLPVCVSSVDPSAFPAAVEAGALMVEIGNYDSFYEMGVVFSPDEIVNMTKETKRLLPSTVLSVTVPHTLSLPDQVKLAEQLEVEGADIIQTEGGKSSTPSKAGVLGLIEKASPTLAAAYSISRAVRIPVMSASGLSSITAPLAIAAGASGVGVGSAINKLNDVVAMIAEVKTIAESLNLSRRQAQVFDETINMF, from the exons ATGAGTTCCTCAATATTCACACCTTCAGCTCAAACGGTCTTGAAAAAGAATCAAACTCCTCTGCTGCTGCACCATATCAATGCCTCTCCCCTCCAAAACCGAGTTTCTTGCAAAGGCAGAAGAGTAAAGGCTTTGCTTTCCACAACCAAACAGAAAATCTTGAAGGAATTTCACCAAAGAAGAGCCCTCAAA ATTATTACAGGATTGCAGAATTTTGACAAGGATAATGTAGCTGCTGTTGTTACTGCTGCAGATAAG GGTGGTGCAACTCATGTGGATATTGCTTGTGACCTCGAATTGGTGCGACTTGCAACGCACCTCACTTCCCTTCCGGTATGCGTTTCTAGTGTAGATCCATCAGCATTTCCAGCTGCAGTTGAAGCCGGAGCCTTAATG GTTGAGATTGGAAACTATGACTCATTTTACGAAATGGGTGTTGTTTTCTCACCGGATGAG ATCGTTAATATGACAAAAGAGACTAAGAGGCTGCTTCCATCGACCGTCCTTTCAGTCACCGTGCCTCACACACTGAGCCTTCCTGACCAGGTGAAGCTAGCCGAGCAGCTGGAGGTTGAGGGAGCCGACATCATCCAAACCGAAGGTGGAAAATCGTCTACTCCTTCCAAGGCTGGTGTGCTTGGCCTAATTGAAAAG GCGTCGCCGACTCTTGCAGCTGCGTACTCCATCTCTCGTGCAGTTCGAATCCCGGTGATGTCTGCTTCGGGACTAAGTTCAATCACCGCTCCTCTAGCGATCGCTGCTGGTGCTTCTGGCGTG GGTGTTGGGTCAGCTATCAACAAGCTAAACGACGTCGTAGCCATGATTGCTGAGGTGAAAACTATTGCGGAGTCTTTGAATCTTTCAAGGAGACAAGCACAAGTGTTTGATGAAACCATAAATATGTTTTGA